From the genome of Colletotrichum higginsianum IMI 349063 chromosome 4, whole genome shotgun sequence, one region includes:
- a CDS encoding Archaeal flagellin n-terminal-like domain-containing protein, which translates to MAIGRKEFLTAEWVLVFLCFVVVLARLAVRTWHRIWSFWLSEIFLVLALVFFIALVVGDTYTMSIGKNAFVDEYFDEGFAKWKFASSVIFDLGFYLPRFSLLAFYYELFPAAEKRLRLCLHLVTAYCACAFATTTFVDIFWCGADVSLNWVDSESVCTLASCPEPMYINWSIGITSELLVFALPFGILRLKALKMKDRRALLCIFLLGIATLITSTVRFYLTVQSIWSFSTCKYPPYV; encoded by the exons ATGGCTATCGGCCGAAAGGAATTCCTA ACGGCGGAGTGGGTCCTTGTCTTTCTttgcttcgtcgtcgtcttggccCGACTAGCAGTACGCACATGGCACAGAATATGGTCTTTTTGGCTATCCGAGATATTCCTCGTGCTCGCCCTCGTATTCTTCATTGCACTCGTCGTTGGAGATACGTACACAATGTCTATAGGCAAAAACGCTTTTGTCGATGAGTATTTTGATGAAGGCTTTGCAAAG TGGAAATTTGCCAGTTCAGTCATCTTTGATCTGGGCTTTTACCTTCCAAGATTTAGTCTGCTGGCTTTCTATTACGAGCTTTTCCCAGCAGCCGAGAAGAGGTTACGACTGTGCCTCCACCTTGTCACAGCTTACTGTGCTTGTGCGTTTGCCACAACTACATTTGTGGACATATTCTGGTGCGGCGCTGATGTATCCCTAAACTG GGTAGATAGTGAATCGGTTTGCACATTGGCTAGTTGTCCGGAGCCCATGTACATCAATTGGTCCATCGGAATCACCTCAGAATTACTTG TCTTTGCACTACCATTTGGAATTCTCAGGTTAAAAGCTTTAAAAATGAAAGACAGAAGAGCTTTGCTATGTATCTTCCTCCTGGGCATCGCTACCCTTATCACCAGCACTGTACGGTTTTACCTTACAGTGCAATCCATTTGGTCATTTTCGACCTGTAAGTATCCCCCTTACGTGTGA
- a CDS encoding Glucose and galactose transporter, with product MTAGPTQSLRSLATAHPEAAACRTRSRRLAAPGTSITTISLLHKTNGGGYSKTLDRVARYCQPPIDDCRVKMATITQQEPALTESYELADASKRAPSRDAPEPATHPEPCDEDGLDRRTLLKLVAAGFSFFMSGVNDGSVGPLLPYMIRDYNISTAVVSIVYGANFLGWFLAALTNTYLSQKFNLGGLLTFGAFFQLLAHALRVWRPPFPFFVVTFWLVCLGQAYQDAGANAYVASVKAAHRWLAFIHALYMAGCLVAPFIATPIASAGETSRWYLFYTFPLAIGAANLALTFCAFRDTIKLGRKSGSPEHGGPQTDAGEKKSASQLVKVTLMDKSMWMISLFFFFLLGASITASGWIVEYLVEIRNGDLGQMGYVPAGFNGGAMLGRLLLAEPTYRLGERRMVLVYVVLCIGFQLVFWLSVAPADEVHSVPNIIAASVAVSFVGFFSGPFFATGISVGSKLFSPEIRPTALSFVFVFGQIGGSIFPVMTGIIASRAGVGILQPVLVALIAGTGISWLLVPNPKQSGNTSLHEE from the exons ATGACAGCGGGACCCACCCAGTCGCTCCGGAGTTTAGCCACTGCCCACCCCGAAGCTGCTGCTTGTCGTACCCGAAGCCGCCGTTTAGCCGCCCCCGGCACGTCGATCACAACAATTTCTCTCCTACATAAGACCAACGGAGGCGGCTATTCAAAAACCCTAGACCGTGTCGCAAGGTACTGTCAACCACCAATCGATGATTGTCGGGTCAAAATGGCGACCATCACGCAGCAAGAACCCGCGCTGACAGAGTCGtacgagctcgccgacgcgTCGAAACGAGCCCCATCACGAGATGCTCCGGAACCCGCAACACACCCAGAGCCCTGCGACGAAGACGGACTCGACAGGAGGACTCTATTGAAGCTTGTTGCCGCcggcttctccttcttcatGTCCGGGGTCAACGATGGCAGCGTCGGGCCTCTTCTCCCCTACATGATTCGCGACTACAACATTAGTACGGCTGTTGTATCCATTGT ATACGGAGCAAACTTCCTCGGCTGGtttctcgccgccctcacAAACACCTATCTCAGCCAGAAGTtcaacctcggcggcctcctcacCTTCGGCGCCTTCTTCCAACTTTTGGCCCACGCTCTCCGTGTGTGGAggccccccttccccttcttcgtcgtcaccTTCTGGCTCGTCTGCCTCGGACAGGCCTACCAAGACGCGGGGGCCAACGCCTACGTCGCCAGCGTGAAGGCCGCCCACCGCTGGCTTGCTTTCATCCACGCCCTGTACATGGCCGGGTGCTTGGTTGCGCCTTTCATCGCGACGCCCAtcgcctccgccggcgaGACTTCCCGCTGGTACCTATTTTACACCTTCCCGCTGGCTATTGGCGCCGCCAACCTCGCTCTGACGTTCTGTGCCTTCCGCGACACCATCAAGCTGGGACGCAAGTCAGGCTCGCCGGAGCATGGGGGGCCGCAGACGGACGCcggagagaagaagagcgcCTCGCAGCTGGTGAAAGTTACTCTCATGGACAAGTCGATGTGGATGATaagcctcttcttcttcttcctccttggGGCTTCGATCACGGCCAGCGGGTGGATCGTGGAGTACCTCGTCGAAATCCGCAATGGCGACCTCGGACAGATGGGATACGTTCCAGCCGGGTTCAACGGGGGTGCGATGCTGGGTCGCCTCCTTCTGGCCGAGCCTACCTATCGTCTCGGCGAGCGGAGAATGGTCTTAGTTTATGTTGTCCTTTGCATCGGTTTCCAGTTGGTCTTCTGGCT TTCCGTGGCCCCTGCTGACGAGGTTCACAGTGTCCCCAACATCATCGCTGCCTCCGTGGCCGTGAGCTTTGTCGGGTTCTTTTCTGGTCCGTTCTTTGCAACC GGTATTTCTGTCGGTTCCAAGCTCTTCTCGCCAGAGATCCGACCAACAGCACTTTCTTTCGTGTTTGTGTTTGGTCAGATTGGGGGATCTATTTTCCCCGTGATGACGGGCATCATTGCGTCTCGCGCTGGAGTGGGCATATTACAGCctgtcctcgtcgccttgATCGCTGGGACGGGCATCAGCTGGCTGCTGGTACCGAACCCAAAGCAATCCGGGAATACGTCTCTTCACGAAGAGTAA
- a CDS encoding RadH flavin-dependent halogenase: MSPAIPERCTVLVIGGGPGGSYAASALAREGIDVVVLEGDKFPRYHIGESMLASMRHMLRFIDLEAKFDSYDTDFLAAGGPNNYAWNVVRSEADQLMFHHAGECGAKIFDAVKIKSIRFEDATTVPEGEPNLNPGRPVAAVYEVAETKETGEIAFDYVVDASGRVGLLSTKYMKNRRYNQGLKNVANWGYWEGCNKFSPGTPRENSPFFEALTDESGWAWFIPLHNGKASVGVVMNQKLAAHKKQQGGFNSTEFYHESLKLAPELLSVLVGDGKFVSDVKSASDYSYSASSYAFPNARIVGDAGCFIDPFFSSGVHIALTGALSAATTIAASIRGDSEEATAAEWHSKKVAAAYTRFLLVVLSAYKQMRFQGDPVLSDFDEDNFDRAFSFFRPIIQGTADAANGNLSQDELNKTLEFCAHAFEPVNPEANQEKVMKAVSAAPAGSDYNPDLSVEEQNAVNHIRARKMMRTEDTFNINTFGTDSIVGYVPNLVRGSLGLKKAETNGVVAA, encoded by the exons ATGTCTCCTGCTATTCCCGAGAGATGCACCGTCTTGGTGATTGGTGGCGGACCGGGAGGCTCCTATGCTGCCTCCGCCCTGGCCAGAGAGGGCATTGAtgttgtcgtcctcgagggcgacaagTTCCCCAG ATACCACATTGGCGAGAGCATGCTCGCATCCATGCGTCATATGCTCAGGTTTATCGACTTGGAAGCCAAGTTTGACTCCTATG ACACCGACTTCTTGGCTGCTGGCGGCCCAAATAACTATGCCTGGAACGTGGTTCGCTCCGAGGCCGACCAGCTCATGTTCCACCACGCCGGCGAGTGCGGCGCCAAGATCTTTGACGCCGTCAAGATCAAGTCGATCCGGTTCGAGGACGCCACCACGGTTCCCGAGGGCGAGCCGAACCTCAACCCAGGCCGTccggtcgccgccgtctacGAGGTCGCGGAAACCAAGGAGACCGGCGAGATCGCCTTCGActacgtcgtcgacgccagtGGCCGCGTCGGGCTGCTGAGCACAAAGTACATGAAGAACCGTCGTTACAACCAGGGTCTCAAGAACGTCGCCAACTGGGGTTACTGGGAGGGGTGCAACAAGTTCTCCCCGGGCACCCCCAGAGAGAACTCGCCCTTTTTCGAGGCCTTGACAG ATGAGAGCGGCTGGGCTTGGTTCATCCCCCTCCACAACGGAAAGGCCTCCGTCGGTGTCGTCATGAACCAGAAGCTGGCGGCGCACAAGAAACAGCAAGGCGGGTTCAACTCGACCGAGTTCTACCACGAGAGCCTGAAGCTCGCCCCCGAGCTTCTgtccgtcctcgtcggggaCGGCAAGTTCGTCAGCGACGTCAAGTCGGCCTCGGACTACTCCTACAGCGCCTCGTCCTACGCGTTCCCGAATGCCCGCATCGTGGGCGACGCGGGCTGCTTCATCGatcccttcttctcgtccggCGTCCACATCGCCCTCACGGGAgccctctcggccgccaccaccatcgccgcgTCCATCCGCGGCGACAGCGAAGAGGCAACGGCCGCCGAGTGGCACAGCAAGAAGGTCGCGGCGGCCTACACGCGGTTCCTGCTCGTGGTGCTGAGCGCCTACAAGCAGATGCGCTTCCAGGGGGATCCCGTCCTCAGCGacttcgacgaggacaacTTTGACAGagccttttctttcttcagGCCTA TCATCCAGGGAACGGCGGACGCTGCCAACGGTAACCTCTCGCAGGACGAGCTCAACAAGACGCTCGAGTTCTGCGCGCACGCCTTCGAGCCCGTCAACCCCGAAGCGAACCAGGAGAAGGTCATGaaggccgtctcggccgccccgGCCGGATCGGACTACAACCCCGACTTGTCGGTCGAGGAGCAGAACGCAGTGAATCACATCCGCGCCCGAAAGATGATGCGCACGGAGGACAccttcaacatcaacacTTTCGGCACCGACTCCATCGTTGGATATGTGCCCAACCTGGTCAGGGGCAGCCTGGGCTTGAAGAAGGCGGAGACGAATGGAGTGGTGGCGGCTTGA